In Lolium perenne isolate Kyuss_39 chromosome 5, Kyuss_2.0, whole genome shotgun sequence, the sequence TACCATTGATGGATTTTTTTGCACCATAATATCCCGATTTGCTAGACTATAGGGAAATACGAACCGTTTTATATCTTGATTGGGCCAGAATCGCTCACTTAAGTTGATCAGACGATCTAGAAGGCAGCTGATGGGTGGCGTTTTTACAGCCTGATGCCTAGCGCTGGCCTTTAATTTTTTGTTAGGAAAAATATCTACGTTGATTTTTATATTTCTGGGAATGTAGACATTGATGGGCCGGGGCTAGTCTAGCCCAACCCGGCCCAACCCATGCCTGTCCTGCGGTCTGTGTCTCTCCTCGCGCGGCGCAACGCAAACAAAAGCGAACCCAAGACAAGAGAGAGAACCCCTCTCAAAACCCTAGAACACTAGGCACCGCCCGCCGCCACGCGCAAGACAGCAGAGAAGGAGGACGAATCCAAGCCTCCGCCATGCCGAAATCCAAGCGCAATCGCGCAGGTCAGTTCACCCGCTCCATTCTACTGCACTTCCATGCCCCGTCCTACCTCTCTACCCGATTCTTGTTCTTCTCCTGGATTCGGCCAAAGTTTGGCTGGTCTAAACGTGTCTATCCGAATTTGTTCTAATTAGTGGTGGTATATGTATTATTGATTGGGATTATTGGCTTGTCAATTTTCAGCTTGCTTGTAGCTCTAGTTTCTGTTACTTGCTTGGCAAAtatccaagttttcttgtaaattATGAGAGGAACCTTTCCGAGGATCCTCTTCAGCTCTTCTCATGCATCAGTTCCCAAATTTCCGTGCTTCTTGATAATTAATACCTGAACCTCAAGTATTAAGACTTCAGTGGACAGTTATAGCCTCTCTCTTTTTCCTCATGCGCAACGATTCAATTTTTTATGGACGCAGTTACCTTGTCAaagaccaagaagaagccagGTCTAGAGCGTAAGGGCAAGGTGGTCACGGAAATCAAAGACGCCATCGAGCGCCACAGCAGCGCCTATGTCTTCACCTACAATAACATGAGGAATCAGAAGCTCAAGGACTTAAGGGACCAACTGAAGTCCTCTAGCAGGTAGGTTTTCGCTATTTACTATGTTGTGTTCTGCTGCTATCCAAATGGTATGGGTGTGCTGAGGGAAGTTTATGATATGGTTGTTCTTGGATCTTCTCTCCTTTACAACAAAGACATATATGCAAGTGTTAACATCAGTTATTTGGGCTGAATCAGCACAATTTGCATTCATTTGTTGATTCATGCAGTTGTATTTTGCTAGAGAGTACACTTGAAACCCTGCTAAGTGACAAATATCGTGTAGACGCACCATGCCAAGCTTGACTGGATGGCTTTTGCTGCAGAAATTTGTGGACATGTTAATAGCTCCTATATGTTCTCTTCTCAGGATATTTCTTGCTGGAAAGAAGGTCATGCAGATCGCATTGGGGCGTTCACCTGCTGATGAAGCAAAAACAGGCCTGCATAAACTttccaaggtgatttattctttgTCATTGTTTGGTAAAGATCGAAAAGTGTAATTTATAGCATTCTTGTGAGGTTTTGCTGATGGTAACTTTTCTGTATCCAGTACCTTCAAGGTAATACTGGATTGTTATTCACGAATCTCCCAAGGGATGATGTTGAGAGGTTAGTCTCATTGTCTGATAGTTCTTATCTGTACACAATAGTTCTAAATGCTTGCTTATTTACTTGCTGCCGCTCTAATAATTTTATGACCTTATGATCATATATCTGGTGTGCAGATTATTTCGAGAATTCGAAGGGCTTGATTTTGCAAGGACAGGAAGTATTGCCACCGAAACGGTATTGCTTTTTCTTTCATGTGTTTGTTCATTGTGTTTAGCTTCCGAAAACAAATGAATGCCATGTTTTGAACCAAAGTCGTACCCTGGTTACCAAACACAATGTTATCTTTTTGATGGTTCTGAGCATTTAATTAGTAATAGTGATATGACTGTGAAAAGGAAGGTCAACATTATTCCTGGAGTTAGTTGTGTTATCACATCTATATTCACATAGTAGCACTCTGTTCAGAATTACTGTTTATGATAGCTGCTTAGCCTGTATAGGATACATCAATGAATGCATATTTAAATCGTGTTATTGTTCAGAAATAAGTTGCCCTTGCAGCTTCTTGTATGATATGGTTAACTCAATTAACACATATACAATGTTCCAGGTGGAGCTAAAGGAAGGTCCTCTGGAAAAGTTTTCCCATGAAATGGAACCCTTTATACGCAAACAAGGACTGCCAGTTCGTCTAAACAAAGGTTTGTAGCCCCATTACATTTACACAGCTCCTTGAAGCTACCAAACAAAATGGTTGGATTTCCTAAAGTTGACCGTTGCTGCCTTGCTGGTTCAGGTGTTGTTGAATTAATTGCTGACCATGTAGTATGTGAAGAAGGGAAGCCCCTTTCACCAGAAGCAGCACACACTCTGGTATGTATAAATAGCATGCATTATTAGCTGCATAAATGTTAGTTAAAAGTTAGATACATGATAACCATATCCTTTGATCAAGTTATGGCAATGGTTTACCTAACACATAGGTAGATGCTTCACTTGGTACAAAGTCTTACTCTTACACTTGATTTGGTTTATCCAGGCATCTGGTACCATTTTTACTCGTAAGTGTAGAGCTGTGGAACCTGCTTCGTTTGTATTAATGTCCCTTTGATTTTCTTGTTGCAGCGTTTGCTTGGGGTGCAGATGGCAACATTCCGACTGTACCTTGTCTGCCGCTGGTCTTCGGATGACTTTGAAGTGTACAAGGAAGGCTTGGCTCAGCTGACAGCTGGTGATGCTGATGAATCATCTTAAGGTTGTGGATGGCAATGCTGAGTTTATGGTGGCACTATTGTTGTCTTGCTGTGTTAAGACAGTTTTCTGATATGCCTTTGTACCCTTGGAATCTCAAATATATGATCTGCCCCAGTTGTGCATTTCGTTTGGTCCTAATATTCGTATGAGCTATTAGCAGTAAAATTTGACAGGCATTGTAAGAGTTATTTTTCCTGAGAAAAATAGAGGAGGATGTCAGCAGAATTTTTTTGCCAGAAAGAGTGCCGTGTTACAACACAAAAACAGTGGAGGAGCACAAAGAAAAACAACTGTTTTGGAAGAACAAGATCCGAACTCTTGTGTCCTCTGTGCAGACTCCAATTTTCGCatttttttattgaaatttggcaaGTCCACATGTTACAACACAAAATATGTTCATAAGAAAAATATAATATCCTCATTTTTTTAGTAAACTTAAAGTGCCACAACCGATCCATGGTGAGCACCTGTGTTCAAGCTCACAGAATATGATTTGATGTTATAACGTATAAACTGCTTCTAAATTTTGACTAACTTTTAAATTGAGATACATCAATCACCATTTTAGTTTACACTAATAATCATATTGCTAACCACACACGAGTTAAGCTAACATTCAATGGGAGGTTTTTTTTTTTCATTGACATGAGAGGTGAGACAAGGCTAAGCATAAGAATCTGTACTAGGAACTTTGCCCCAAAAAAAATTAAGGCCATATCGTTTTGACTTTGCTCATGATATAAAAATTGGTAAAGCTGGCATAGACGATTGGACAATAAAAATCCCGACGAGAAACTAGTTCAGTTGAACTTCCTGCTTCTCCCTGCAGTAGACATTTTCTTTTTGTAGTCACTGACTAGCATGACCCACAGGGCAGCTGCAGTAggcattttcattttctttttatgTTTCTGATTGTTTTGCCGCTTTTAATGGTTTGGCCACCGCTCATCATTTCCCCACCGAGCTATTCGAGAAGCAACGGCGGCTCGAGGGCAGTGGGGGTGGGTTGTcggccggagcctcgccggagcgctGCATCGCCGTATAACTCGCCGACGAGCTCGTGCTGCCTGATTCTATCAGGTTCAGGTAAACTCCTCCACTTCTCTCTCCCCCGCTGGTCCTTTGCTTGCCTATTCCCCCTCCACGAGAGCACAGCAGAAATCGAGTGATGAATCCCCAATTgtaggaactagggtttctagATGGTCATGTTTCTGATTTGGTGCTGTCGATTTCCTGGTTTCTTGAGCTATTCCGTTGTCAGTTTAGGCTGTAGAGGGGACGAGGGTGTCCTGCTACAGTTTAGGCTGTAGCGCTTAGTGCTACTGTTTACTGGGGTAAACGCCGGCCGCCGTTGCTGTGCATAGGCTCTTCCGCTCTGCCCATGCCCCATGAGTGCTCTCGCTCTGCCACTGAATCCCTCCAAACCAACCCAGTCTCACTTAGATTCAGAGTTTTCTCCTATGTTTCGTTTTCCTTATGCTGGGTGGAGAAGTTTCAGGTTCGGCCTGAATTGTTGTTGTCCAAGTTGCAGCATATAAATGGCCTTGGGCGTGTGAGGTGCAGCACAGACTGCATGGTGTTTAGTCAAGGACATGTGGTGTGCCCTACTGAATCATCCTACGTATTGTGCATCTGCAGTGGATATAGATTTTGTGTTGCTTGGCTTTTGTAAACAGTGCATATTTGCTTTGCACCAGCCTGCCCCTGATATGAATTGTGCCCTACTGAATCCTACGTATTGTGCATCTCTGCATATCCCTGCTTATCTAATAGACATCTTCTCCTGCATAGTAGTCTATGGTGTTTTTGTGATGCCGTGAGTTTTGTTTTTTGTCGCAAATTCAGTGGCACATCTTCAGCGATAGGGATCTCTATTCATGTAGAGGGACGGGCCGGAGATCAATTCAACTTGTATGTAGAATTGTTTTGTGTGGATCGATTTTACAAGTATCTGCCATTTTCTTTGGCTGGTCCATTTTTGCTTGCACCCAGCACCCTCGTATCTCTGTAGTTGATGGCTTACGGGTTAAGCATTTTATCTACACTTGTTTTGCTTGAATTGGCGATTGGATGCTGCTGCGGCAGGTTTGGTTTTGATGTATTTTTTTCGTTGCTGCTTTTAAAGCAATTTAACATACCAACTACATGAGTTTACATGTGTTCTGAAAATGTATTATAGGTAATGATAGCGGTATATATTTGCTGTTTCTGTCATTTTAGTTCATGCACTGTTTTCTGTCTACTTCGCTGAATAGTTGTAGCTAGTCGAATGCAACCAGGTCCTACTAGGATTTTTAAGGAATGCAGAGCGCTAACTCCTCATCTGCATATTTATATTCGTGGCAGAGGGTGTGCCGGAGGTGGATGATCACCAGCAGCATCGATTGCAATGAAGACTCTGGCAGCAAGATCGCCATTGGTGGCGCTAGCCCTGTGCCTATGCCTCTCGTTTGCGTTCGCGTCGAGGGATGTGGAAGAGGTAGGATGGAGGACAGCAGAAGGTCGGGCGGAATGGGGAAAAGGGCATTCCGGCGACGGTGGCCGGCCGTACTACTTCGGCGAGGAAAGCTTCCGTGAGTGGTCGCGCACGCCTCTCGGCCACTTCAAGCTGCTAGAGCGGTTCGACGACAAACTGCTGCGTGGCTCCGTGGGCGACTACCGCGTGGCGTACCTGGAAGTGGCGCCGCGCGCGTTCCTGCAGCCCAGCCACTTCGACGCCGACAAGGTCTTGTACGTGAAGGAAGGCGAGGGCGTGCTGGTGCTGCTGAGGAAGGGGAGGCGGGAGTCGTTGTGCTTGAGGGAAGGCGACGTGATGGTCATCCCGGCCGGCTCCATCCTGTACTCCGCCAACACACACCGCTCCAAGTGGCTCCGCGTCGTCATGCTCCTCAACTACGCCAGCTTTGAGGTGAGCGACTGACGCGTGTTGGAATTCGCCTACGAATCAATCATATCAATATAGatgaacacacacacacaaaaaaaaattgccTAGGACGCCGGTGTGTTGCTACTAATTTTATtctctttatttcttttctgttCTCTGAGTTATAAATCTTCAGCCTGGACGCGCATATATATTCACTCACAGCCAAATAACCTAAACCTAGACTTGGACGCCTAACTTGAACCTGAAACTGCTTGGACTCAAACTCTGCACCTCTCCTAAACTGACTCAATACATATACAAGACTAGTACTGCTCTACTTTTAGCAACTAGGACACACGCACGGACAAGAACTAACCACTGCATGCTACCTAGCTGATTACAACTCTTAACGTAACCAGACTAACCAAACCTACCAGCAATCTTGCTGACTCCAAACCGGACAACACTAAAACTACTAGGACTCTTACTCTTGAACACTGAATTCACTAAGGCAAGATTATTTTTAACAACGCACTCGATCGATCGAACCGCTTTGCAACCGTAATTTATGGGCTGAGCTGGGCGTGCTGCATGTGCAGGAATTCTTCCCTGTTGGAGGCGAGGGCCCGGATTCTTACTTGAGCGCCTTCAGCGACGAGGTTCTCCAGGCGGCATTCAATGTACGTGACATAACTCTTTGACATTTTCTTTGTTCATCTGACCGAATGATTTTGCTTGACTTTAACAGTCGCGCCGGGATGAACTGGAGAGAGTGTTCGAGAGGCAGAGCAAGGGGGAGATATGGCAGGCGTCGGaggagcagatccaggagctgagCAGGTTGTGCTCCAGGGGCGGCGGGGGCTCAGGCTCCAAGGAGGAGGAAATCAAGCCGACCAGCCTCCTCGGCCAGAAGCCCCGCTACTCAAACAACAACGGCAGGATGCACGTGATCACCGGCGACGAGTGCCGCCACCTCCGTGACCTCGACATGGAAGTCGGCATCGCCAACATCACCAGCGTACGTAGAAAAGATTAGCTAGCTCGTTTTGTAACAACACACGCAACTTGACTTGATCGATGGTGGCGCGTGCAGGGGTCGATGATGGCACCGAGATACACCACCCGCGCGACCACGATCGCCGTGGTCGTGGAGGGGAGAGGCTACTTCGAGATGGCGTGCCCGCACAAGTCCGACTCCGGCCGGTCGGAGCGCCGCGAGCATGGCAGTGAGGAGCAGCAGATGATGAAATCGAGAGGGTACAAGCAAGTGACGGCCCAGATCAAGGAGGGGTCGGTCATCGTGCTCCCGGCGGGCTACCCGGCGACGTTCGTGGCCGGGAACGATGGGAACCTGGCCGTGGTCTGCTTCGGCGTGGGCTCTGGCAACGACGAGGAGGTGTTCCTGGCGGGCGGCAACAGCTTGCTGAAGCAGCTGGACCCGCCGGCCAAGGCGATCGTGTTCGGTGAACAGGGCAGGGAGGCGGCAGACAGGGTCATCGGCGCGCAGACGGAGTCCGTGTTCCTACACGGCCCGCAGCAGCAGAGCCGTGGCTGCGTCTCCAACATGTGAGTGGTAGTGCGACGATCTAGAGCGAGGTTTTGTGCGCAGCGCGCATGCAGTTCGATCAGGTAGCCGCTGGAATAAGTAGCAGCTGGCACGTACCCGCCGAGCCAGCTGAGAAGATGCTAAGTACTGTATGTATGAGCAGGAAGTATATTGCTACTGTAACGGTATTGATTTTGCTTTCATGTGTTCCTTCATAGCGTTTAGTTTCAGAAAACAAATTAACAGGATGCGTTGAACCAAAGTCGTACCCTGGTTAACAAACAAAATGTTCTCTTTTTGATGATTCTGGGCATTTAACTAGTAATAGTGATATGACTGAAAAGGAAGGTCAACATTATTCCTGGAGTTAGTTGTGTTATCATGTTTATATTCAGATAGTAGCTCTCTGTTGAGAGTTACTGTTTATGATAGGGACACACATCAATGAATGAATATGTAAATTGTGTTATTGTTCAGAAATAAATTGCACTTGCTGTTTCTTGTATGATATATATGGTTAACTGAATTTACACATTTACAATGTTTCAGGTGGAGCTAAAGGAAGGCCTTCTGGAACAGTTTTTTTTCATGAAATGGAACCCTTTATAGGCAAACAAGGACTGCCAGTTTGCCTAAACAGAGGTTTGTAGCTCCTTTACACTTACACAGTTCTTTGAAGCTACCGAGCAAAATGGCTGGATTTACTAAAGTTTCACCATTGTTGGTGCAGGTGTTGTTGAATTAATTGCTGACCATGTAGTTTGTGAAGAAGGGAAGCCTTTCACCAGAAGCAGCACACACTCTGGTATGTATAAAACATCATGCATTATTACCTGAATATTTTTAAAGTGATAGACGATAGTGGTATCCTGTGATCAAGTTATGAGAAGCCGAAAGTCTTACTCTTACACTTGATTAGGGTGTTCAAGACATCTGGTACCATTTTTGCTCGTAAGTGTAGAACTGTAGAACTGTGGAAGTATACATGTATGTTTTGTGGTAAGGGCATCTTCATCAGCCCGAAGCAAATGGATCAAGggttcctttgattcataggataacGAAAGTATAGAAATAGAAAAGCATGGGATTTGGATGTCATATCTCTTTGAATCATATCGGAAAATGAAGCGTGTTTGATTGTAGCAGCGAAGAAATATTTCATGATGTACTGTATGACCTAATTTTTTTATAGGATTTACACTACAAGACTCTTATAGGAttaattcctataggatatgtttgtATAAGTTAAACAACAAGTGTATGGAATTTTTCTATGAATCTAAATCCTACACAATTTttatgcaaatcctatgaatcaaaggagccccaaACATGTCCATTTCGGTCCGCATTGACAGTAAATGGGTAAGACCTGGCTCGATGCAAAGTGACCTATTGGATTGGGAATGCGTCGGTGGACACAACACGGACGTGACGAGTGTCCCCCTTAACTAGCCATCTAAAAAGCACTAGCACGAAACGTCTTTTGCACCATCATGCTAGCCTTCGATCGCACGCCCATCGATCTAAAAAGGGCGCACCTTCTTTTTTCTTTAAGCTTCTTCCTCCATGAAACCTGCCGCCCCCACCTCCTGTTCGAATCCCGTGGCTGTTCGAATCCCGTGGCTGCGCTGACCCACCGCCCCTTGACGAACAGCCACGCCGCCCACCCCTCGCTAGGCCATCGCGTCGCGTTACCGCACTTCGCACAGACCCGCCCCCTCGCCCAAGGCAGGGCCGCACAACCCTCGCCCATGCCGACGCGCAACGCTGCTGGCTGAACGCACCTTGTCTAGGCCGCTGCACTGGCCTACCCTTGTTTCAGCGGCTGCGCATGCCACCGTAGCTCCAATACATCGAATTTTGGCGTAATTTCACGAAAAATGATGGGAAGTCAGGTGGCGGTGGTAAGGGACACTGTCCGCGCAGCGACAAACTTGGGGATGGCTAGAATCAACCACCGACGGTGGCAGCGGCGGCGAGGAAAGGAGGCTTCCGAGCTAAATATCCCCCCCACCAACCTTTTTGGAGCGATGCAGGGGAATCTAGGCCTCAAGTCCGTGTATATGCAATATTTCGAGAAACGATGCGGGTTTGATGAAAAATAAAATTGGAGGCCAGCTATTTTTCCGGTATCTGCATGGGACTTTTTTTTGACCTGGCACCGCAAACTTGCGGTTATTTTTTGGTTTGCTCTGAATAGGTTATATCTGCTAGACCATGAAACAAAAAAGGAAATTCTTGCAAGCACGTTTTTTTTTTTAGCTTATCTTGCaaggacttttttttttttgagccaaTGAAAAAGGTGACGCACCACCAATTTGAGAAAAAAGAAATAACGATGTCGGGCCCAGCATAACCCGCGTCAACGCGGCCCAGATCTGAATCCCGCGTAAACTCTACGCAGTCTGAGTTCGAGTTCGAGTTCATGTCGGAGACGGAGATCCTTCCGGTGGATTTAAGGCCGCAATTCGCCCGCCGGATCGAAACCCTAGCTCCCCCCTCCCGAGATCTCGATCTGATCCAGCTCTCGACAAACCCTAGCTTCTCAGCGCTCCGTTTCCCGGTGATCGCGCGCGCGTGCTTTccctcggcggcggacgacgatgTCGAGCGCGGCGGCGCCGTGGGCTCAGGCGCCTCACCTGCTGCAGGAGTTCGAGTTCTTCTTGGTCGTGGATTTCGAGGCCACGTGCGAGAAGGACAAGCGGATTTACCCGCAAGAGATTATCGAGTTCCCCTCCGTGCTCGTCGACGGCGCCACCGGCCGCATCCAATCCGCCTTCCGCAGGTACGTCCGCCCCAAGTACCATCCAGTGCTGACCCCGTTTTGCAGGGACCTCACAGGGATCCGGCAGGAGGACGTCGATGGAGGGGTGGATCTCAGCGAGGCGCTTCTGCTGCACCACCGCTGGCTGCAGGCGGCGACGGCAGGGGCCAGGAAAGGCGGCAGCTTGGCCGTCGTCACGTGGGGGGATTGGGACTGCCGGACTATGCTTGAATCGGAGTGCGTCTTCAAGGGGATTGAGAAGCCGGCCTACTTCGATCGCTGGGTCAACCTCAGGGTTCCCTTCCAGGCGGTGCTCGGGGGCGTAGGGCGCGTCAATCTGCAGGAGGCCGTCCGGGCCGCTGGGTTACAGTGGGAAGGCCGCCTGCACTGCGGGCTCGATGACGCGCGCAACACGGCGCACTTCTTGTGGAGATTATGCGCAGGGGCGCCAAGATCGCCATTACCGGCTCCTTGGCGCCGCCGCCGATCCAgcacaaggaggaggaggagcagcagcctcACACAAGTCTGTGCGGGGGTGCCTGCTACTGCGGAGTGGCGAGCCGAGGAGGCGTTATGGCGGTGCCAGGGCAGACACAGGGGAGGTGCTTCTGGGGGTGTGGCAACTGGACGCCAGCCATGGGAGCCGCCTGCCCCTACTTCTTGTGGACCAACTGAATCAGTTGCGCCACCG encodes:
- the LOC127300141 gene encoding cupincin isoform X3; amino-acid sequence: MKTLAARSPLVALALCLCLSFAFASRDVEEVGWRTAEGRAEWGKGHSGDGGRPYYFGEESFREWSRTPLGHFKLLERFDDKLLRGSVGDYRVAYLEVAPRAFLQPSHFDADKVLYVKEGEGVLVLLRKGRRESLCLREGDVMVIPAGSILYSANTHRSKWLRVVMLLNYASFEEFFPVGGEGPDSYLSAFSDESRRDELERVFERQSKGEIWQASEEQIQELSRLCSRGGGGSGSKEEEIKPTSLLGQKPRYSNNNGRMHVITGDECRHLRDLDMEVGIANITSGSMMAPRYTTRATTIAVVVEGRGYFEMACPHKSDSGRSERREHGSEEQQMMKSRGYKQVTAQIKEGSVIVLPAGYPATFVAGNDGNLAVVCFGVGSGNDEEVFLAGGNSLLKQLDPPAKAIVFGEQGREAADRVIGAQTESVFLHGPQQQSRGCVSNMWS
- the LOC127300141 gene encoding cupincin isoform X1, encoding MKTLAARSPLVALALCLCLSFAFASRDVEEVGWRTAEGRAEWGKGHSGDGGRPYYFGEESFREWSRTPLGHFKLLERFDDKLLRGSVGDYRVAYLEVAPRAFLQPSHFDADKVLYVKEGEGVLVLLRKGRRESLCLREGDVMVIPAGSILYSANTHRSKWLRVVMLLNYASFEEFFPVGGEGPDSYLSAFSDEVLQAAFNSRRDELERVFERQSKGEIWQASEEQIQELSRLCSRGGGGSGSKEEEIKPTSLLGQKPRYSNNNGRMHVITGDECRHLRDLDMEVGIANITSGSMMAPRYTTRATTIAVVVEGRGYFEMACPHKSDSGRSERREHGSEEQQMMKSRGYKQVTAQIKEGSVIVLPAGYPATFVAGNDGNLAVVCFGVGSGNDEEVFLAGGNSLLKQLDPPAKAIVFGEQGREAADRVIGAQTESVFLHGPQQQSRGCVSNMWS
- the LOC127300141 gene encoding cupincin isoform X2; protein product: MKTLAARSPLVALALCLCLSFAFASRDVEEVGWRTAEGRAEWGKGHSGDGGRPYYFGEESFREWSRTPLGHFKLLERFDDKLLRGSVGDYRVAYLEVAPRAFLQPSHFDADKVLYVKEGEGVLVLLRKGRRESLCLREGDVMVIPAGSILYSANTHRSKWLRVVMLLNYASFEEFFPVGGEGPDSYLSAFSDEVLQAAFNSRRDELERVFERQSKGEIWQASEEQIQELSRLCSRGGGGSGSKEEEIKPTSLLGQKPRYSNNNGRMHVITGDECRHLRDLDMEVGIANITSGSMMAPRYTTRATTIAVVVEGRGYFEMACPHKSDSGRSERREHGSEEQQMMKSRGYKQVTAQIKEGSVIVLPAGYPATFVAGNDGNLAVVCFGVGSGNDEEVFLAGGNSLLKQLDPPAKAIVFGEQGREAADRVIGAQTESVFLHGPQQQSRGCVSNM
- the LOC127300144 gene encoding uncharacterized protein, which produces MPKSKRNRAVTLSKTKKKPGLERKGKVVTEIKDAIERHSSAYVFTYNNMRNQKLKDLRDQLKSSSRIFLAGKKVMQIALGRSPADEAKTGLHKLSKYLQGNTGLLFTNLPRDDVERLFREFEGLDFARTGSIATETVELKEGPLEKFSHEMEPFIRKQGLPVRLNKGVVELIADHVVCEEGKPLSPEAAHTLRLLGVQMATFRLYLVCRWSSDDFEVYKEGLAQLTAGDADESS